In one Bacillus sp. PK3_68 genomic region, the following are encoded:
- a CDS encoding methyl-accepting chemotaxis protein: MSTTINKSTQVLDSAAVLSSLETNLAMIEFDINGKVIWANKNFAQVLDYDVNELGHMMHKQFCTAEFRESEEYVELWNNLRAGKKFQEKIQRVGKNGKLIWLEATYIPILNEERRVDAVLKIATDITEREIKTESVVSKLNNVSTELGDLVVAKSKENMQALQSLKEQTTLISELSKTIKNISSQTNMLALNAAIEAARAGEHGKGFKVVADEVRKLAGNVSDAIVKVNNNVENITQEVVKVSDITENLQSLVTETQLKISETMKEFKNINE; encoded by the coding sequence TGAGTACTACAATAAATAAAAGCACACAAGTATTGGATTCAGCGGCTGTGCTATCATCACTTGAAACGAATCTTGCCATGATAGAGTTTGATATTAATGGCAAAGTGATATGGGCAAATAAGAATTTTGCGCAGGTATTAGACTATGATGTGAATGAATTAGGTCATATGATGCATAAACAATTTTGTACGGCGGAATTTAGAGAAAGCGAAGAGTATGTTGAACTGTGGAATAATTTACGGGCTGGAAAGAAGTTTCAAGAAAAGATACAGAGAGTAGGGAAAAATGGAAAACTCATTTGGCTAGAAGCTACCTACATCCCCATCTTAAATGAAGAGCGGAGGGTAGACGCTGTTCTTAAAATTGCTACTGATATTACAGAGCGAGAAATTAAAACAGAGAGTGTAGTTTCTAAGTTAAACAATGTGTCCACAGAACTTGGCGATTTGGTTGTTGCAAAGTCTAAAGAAAATATGCAAGCTCTTCAGTCATTAAAAGAACAAACTACATTGATCAGTGAGCTATCTAAAACAATCAAGAATATTTCCTCACAGACGAACATGTTAGCTTTAAATGCTGCTATAGAGGCAGCACGTGCTGGTGAGCACGGAAAAGGTTTTAAAGTGGTAGCTGATGAAGTTCGAAAATTAGCAGGAAATGTTTCAGATGCTATCGTTAAAGTGAATAATAACGTTGAGAATATAACCCAAGAAGTGGTGAAGGTAAGTGACATCACAGAGAACTTGCAAAGCTTAGTAACGGAGACTCAATTGAAAATTAGTGAAACGATGAAAGAGTTCAAAAATATTAACGAATAA